A window of Geothrix edaphica genomic DNA:
ACCTGGGCCCGGGTCCCGAATTCGGCGCCTTTGAGGAGGTTGAAGAAGCCGGGCTCGATGACGCGCCGGTTGAAGAAGATGCTGGTGACCTTCAGGCCGTCCAGGTTCACGGTCAGGGGGATCGTGCGATCCCAGGCGAAGGGGAAGCTCTCGGAATAGTAGGAGAGTGAGGTCTCGGCGGCGGGGGCGGCCGCGGGAGCCTGGACCGGCGCGGTCGGGGCCGGCGCGGGGGTCGGAGTCTGGGCCAGGCAGAGGAGGGCGGCGAGGGCGAGGGTCTGCATGTCAGTTCTTCCCGAAGAGGCCACCGAAGAGGCTCTTCTTCGGAGCGATCTCCAGGATGGGGGAATCGAAGGCGGGAGCCGAGCCGCTGCGGTCGCGCCGCAGGCGCTCGAAGACCGGGCGCAGGCCGGGCACCTTGTGGGCCTCCAACCAGTTCTCGCTGTGCTGCCGCGCGACCAGATGGTGCTCCAGGATGCGGCCTTCTTCGATCCAGGCGGTCAGCTGGGCCATGGTGAGGCCCGGGTAGATCTCCTCGCCGATCTTCAGGCGCAGCCGCTCGGCTCCCGCGTCCTCGAGCGGGGCCGTGGGCTCCATGACCGGGCTGGCCGCAGCCTGCTGCTCCGGCAGGGGAGCCAGCAGGTCCGAGGGCCGCAGGGCCTCGGTGGGCTGCTCCGGGGCTCCGGCCCGAAGGGCGGCCCGGAGGTCCTCCTGGGTCAGGCGCAGCGTGGTGGTGGAAGGGGCATGGAGGTCCTCGGGGTGCAGGCCGGAGGAGGTGGGCTCATCGCCCTCGGGTGCGGCGGAGCCGCCCGGAGTCGCGCCGCCCTTGCCCAGGGTGGCCTCCAGGGCCGACAGCGTGGCCTCCATGTCCATGGAGGAGGGCTCCTTGGGGGCCTTCGGCGCCTGGGGGAGCTCCGGCATGCCGGCGAACAGCTTGCTGATGGCATCCCGGGCGGAGCTGTACGTGCCGGTCAGGGTATCCTCGCCGGCCTCCGGTGGCAGGGGCTTGGCCGCGCCGATGGCGGCGGCGGGGGGCGCCTCGACCGGGGCTTCGGGCATGGGGACTTCAGGCAGGGAGGCTTCGGGCACGGGATGGCCCAGGCCCGAGAGGGTCTTTTCCAGGATTTCCGCGTCGGTGCCCTCCAGATCGCCCAGGGTCAGCGAGGAGGGGACGGCCGGGGCGGGATCGAGGGGAGCGGCCGGCATCTGTTCCAGCGCCGCCGCGACTTCCGTCAGGTCGAAGCGGCCGGTGGCGGCCGCGGCCTCCTCTACTGGCGGAGCGATCGGCGCGAGGCGGCCCAGGGGGAACACCTCACCGCAGGAGAAGCACCGGGCCCGCCGGATGGAGGGCTTCAACCGCTCGGGACGCAGGCGGTAGCGGGTGGAGCAGCTGGGGCAATGGATCGCTTCGGCCACCTGGAACTCCTGGAGTTTCAAGCAGGATAGCACTGCCGCGGGAGGCGGCCAAACCGCAGGGGCCCGGCCCCCGGGTATCCTCATCGGACGGAGGTCGGTTTGCGGGGCGTGTTCATCACCATCGAGGGTGTGGAGGGTTCGGGGAAGTCCACCCAGCTGCTGCGGCTTTCCGAGCGGCTGCGCCACCTCGGCCTGCCCCTGGTGGTCTCCAAGGAGCCCGGTGGCACGGCCCTGGGCCGGGAGCTCCGCCGCCTCCTCCTGGAGCGCCACAGCAGCGGCGAGACCTGGTGCGCGGACGCCGAGCTGCTGCTCTTCTACGCCGACCGGGCCCAGCACCTGGAGACGGTCATCCGGCCCGCCCTGGCCGAGCGGAAGGTGGTGCTGGTGGACCGCTTCGAGGACTCCACGCGCGCCTATCAGGGCGCCAGCGGTGTGTCGGAGGCCACCCTGGACCGCCTCAGCGA
This region includes:
- a CDS encoding zinc-ribbon domain-containing protein, which gives rise to MAEAIHCPSCSTRYRLRPERLKPSIRRARCFSCGEVFPLGRLAPIAPPVEEAAAATGRFDLTEVAAALEQMPAAPLDPAPAVPSSLTLGDLEGTDAEILEKTLSGLGHPVPEASLPEVPMPEAPVEAPPAAAIGAAKPLPPEAGEDTLTGTYSSARDAISKLFAGMPELPQAPKAPKEPSSMDMEATLSALEATLGKGGATPGGSAAPEGDEPTSSGLHPEDLHAPSTTTLRLTQEDLRAALRAGAPEQPTEALRPSDLLAPLPEQQAAASPVMEPTAPLEDAGAERLRLKIGEEIYPGLTMAQLTAWIEEGRILEHHLVARQHSENWLEAHKVPGLRPVFERLRRDRSGSAPAFDSPILEIAPKKSLFGGLFGKN
- the tmk gene encoding dTMP kinase, with product MFITIEGVEGSGKSTQLLRLSERLRHLGLPLVVSKEPGGTALGRELRRLLLERHSSGETWCADAELLLFYADRAQHLETVIRPALAERKVVLVDRFEDSTRAYQGASGVSEATLDRLSELVLRGLRPNLTVLLDMDPEVSLQRVEVRNLSLGAEFAETRFDQAALEFHRKVRNRFLVLAQTHPTRVAMVPARDPVDQVEVAIWARVAPLLRSAGFVVD